One Glycine max cultivar Williams 82 chromosome 8, Glycine_max_v4.0, whole genome shotgun sequence genomic window, TCCAATCACAACATGGAGAGCATCCCTAGGATCACCACTACATCCTTTGAAGCATTGATTATGGCATCATATATGCTATATCAAGTGGTATTTATACACACTGACCGTTGCTTGTATACATGCATCCACAGATTTGTTTTAATAAAGGGTGCGTTTTGATATTTAGATAGATAGATTCGCCGTCCCATAATAGAAAAGGCAAATAGAATGTGATTCCATAAACCACATTGACACGTCCCAAAAGTATCCACCACAAACCATTATGGACACCTCAAATTCAAGTTCATCAATCAACTAATCATTCATTCCTAACCTCCGAAGCATGGCAACTCGAAGAGTAAGATGCATGCAGTGCGGAAGGCCCCTGCTAGTGCCAATTGAAGTTGCCTATAGCATTCCTTTGATGTGTTATGGATGCCAAGCTAGCAGACCCAATTATCATTTTGCAAACAATGTTACACCTCCATTTGTTAATTATCACCCTGCTCCTGGCTATGCACATAGGATACGACGTAACCAATTCAATTATCCTCGGCCATTGCCACTGACGCCGCCACCAACTCCATTGAACCCTCCTTCTTCCTATGGCAACAAGAGGGCTGTCTTAGTTGGCATTAGTTATTGCAATCAGATTAACAACCTTAAAGGTTCTGTCAATGACGCTCAGAGCATGAAATACTTTCTCATTAACAAGATGGGTTTCCCTAGTGACTCCATTCGCGTCCTCACAGGTACTAGTACTACCTCTTTAACTATATAATATCATGCCATGATTACTTGTGTCACAAACTTTTTATtatgatagaaaaaataaaatgaattaatcaACTTATCTATTTCAACTTTTGAAGAAATCCGACGAGagagattttataaaaattagaatgtataaattgattttaatttattagaaaagttTAATTAAGGTTGAACTTGTTTGATAAAGAGCTTAATTAAGTTCTTCGTTGAATAAGAGTACTTATTATATAAACGTTTATGCATAACTTGTTTTTACCGTTAAAGGGGAAAATAGGGTCAAACTGTTTTTGCATAGATTATAAactgttttttataattgataacaaaataattgaagtccacaaattaatttttatgaaaagtttAATTAAGGCTGAAACTTGTTTGGACAAAGAGCTTAATTAAGATGTATCTGAATAAATACTTACTCCTCCAtctcaaaataataatcatttaagGTAGATTTACacgtataaaaaaaagtaataagttggtaaaaaaaattactaattttataaaattaatcttatattattattaatttatttttagattttgtagttcatcattaatatataaggaataagagtgaaaaaagataattaatgttatattgaaaagttaaaatgataattatattgaaaagttaagatgataattatattgaaaaaaaaattcttacacAACAATGATAATGAACGAAAGAAGTATTATATAAACATTTATGTATAAGTTGTTTTTACAATTAAAGGGTCAAACTGTTTTTGTATAAACTAACTGTTTTTATAGGTTATCCGAGAGAGTTTATTGAAATAAGTAAAGAACATTTTATAGACATACCATAAGTTATTTTCAGGGGTTCTGCCAAACATGTATAAGTTTAAATCGTTGTACATAAGCTTTTCCAgactattttcttatttatatatatatatatatgatagacGTTTCATATTTTATAGACTTGCGTATCTTGTTATAATTTAGACGCTAATGTCCTACGCAATGATAATTAAGGCTTAACTATCAAATATTAGAAGGCCACAACCAGTAGCCACCAACGATctgatttctttcattcttgaTCTGTCTATATTATAACACTCATAAACGATGTGCAGATGATCCAGAGGAGAAAAACCCAATGAGAATTCCAACAAAATATAACATGCGAATGGCAATGAGGTGGTTGGTCGAGGGTTGTCGATCAGGGGACTCGTTGGTGTTTCACTTCTCTGGACATGGTTCACAGGAAGAAGACACCAACATGGATGAGGTTGATGGATATGATGAAGCAATATGCCCCGTTGATTATGAGCATGAGGGGAAGATACTTGACGATGAAATCAACGCCACAATTGTTAGGCCTCTCCCTCGTGGTGCCAAACTTCATGCCCTTGTTGATACTTGCTTTAGTGGGACAATTCTTGATTTACCATTTATGTGCAGGATGAACCGGTAAGTTAAACAAGTGATTTTGcagtttttgataaattttaaccagTAATCAAAAGTATGTTTAAAAAGAATGTGTCAAAGGAAGTATTACTGGTGTTAataattagtttcttttttcttgagtTCAAACAGAAAAGGTTATTATGGATGGGAAGATCAGAGAAACCCAAGAGCTGGTTACAAAGGCACAAGAGGAGGGTTAGCAGTTTGCATTTCAGCTTGTGATGACGATGGAAATGCAGCAGACACATCGGTTAGTTATGCATGCATGCATCTTTTTGTCACTTTCTCTGACACCCCCTCAAAAATTCTCTCCATGATTGGTTAGAATTAATAGGATATCATCAATTTTGATAGGTTTTTTCTCATTTAACATTtctcaaaaattatttatagaacAGACTTTATCATAATCTCCGTGGCTTTGTTTGGTTGGTTAGGCCTTGAGCGGTGAGGAAAGCTCTGGTGCCTTGACTTTCAGTTTCATCCAAGCCATGCAAAATGAATCTAATTTGACTTATGGCCACTTGCTTAATTCCATGCGCTCCACAATTCGTGGGGCTAAAGAAAAAGCCTTTGGCCAAAACGATCAAGACTTTACCATGAACACTCGCCAGCAGTATACTCATGTATTACATCAATTGCTCTacatctttctttcctttctctgATATTATTGATAATAACATATCATAGTCAATATGAAGTTGATTCTAATTGGGTTTTTTGTTTGCAGGAGCCACAACTGTCTTCTTCTGAGAAGTTTGATATTTATTCAAAGTCGATTGAAATGTGATACATAACTGATATTAcactgaaaaaagaaaaaagaaaccaaGAGGAAAGGTGAGGTTATGTTATGGTGTTTAGTTACGCATTATTTGATATGGTTTCTTGTGATACATGTAAAGCTATCAGGTATAGTTTCCAAACACACACAGTTAGTGTTGTTGGCAGAAAATGAATAATGTCAAGTTAGACCGAGACAAATAAAGGGATACAGAAGAAGATTGGCTCCAAACAGGGGAAGTACTGCTTCACtcataaaaataagaagaaaagtgCTGAAAAACAATTtgcaattagaaaaaataatcgCCTCTCTCTCACTCTGCGCCTTATAATGAAAATGTTTGATGTGGttacttgttattttgttttatttactaAATTAATGAATATGTATAGGTTTAATTAgtctattttatcttctaatctatttttttaaattcaatttgatctttattttttactttgattctctaatttttaaagtagAATTAATTTGATTCTACCATCTCAATTGGATCAATTGTTTTAAAAACATACTTTGTGACGATATAGTGTGGCtaactaatttcaaattatCACAAAATGTACATTTTCTCACattgtttgtttaatttataaacGACATGATCAAATTCAATCAGTCTTAATAATTAGAGGgctaaattgaagaaaaaaaatagaacaccaaatcaaacctaaataataaattagagaaaaaaaactaacttaagaAGGAGAGAGGACCTATCATATGAGATCTTACCTCAGAATGAGAATGATCAATCTCAACTGTTGGATTGAAATAAAAGGTTgagattaaaacattttaaattcaaattaaaattttatttaattgtaaaatttctaaaaatttaccaacaagaaatcaaatatcttaaagatttaatttgtcttttatatataaaaaaataatttatgtcaaGATCATCATCATAACAACCACCACCACCGTGATTGTTGTCACGACTACCATCAGCGACAATCACAATTGTGGTGGTGGAAGTAACAATGACAACAACCATGGTGGTGGTGACGGTTAACGATAGTTGCGATGATGACCATAGTAGTTGTGGCAAAAACGATCATGACGGTGGTGGTGATAATTTTGAGATATCTTAGaatgatataaattaaatctttaagatatttgattttttatttagtaaatattttaaaaattttaataaaactttaatttgaatttaaaatgttttaatcttaaccttttattttaatctaacaGTTGAAATTAATCATCCTCATTTTCacgtaaaattattattgtcatgTGATTATTGTCATTCTATACCTttcaattgaataatattttcttaaaattcaccgttggatcaaaAGTTTCTTTCACAtatacaaaatttcatattaattcaaattcaaaatcatttgttacctcattcatataataatataaacattttaaaatattgatcatTTGATTATCTTcttattgttgtttaattttgacaaaatttaacataaatgaTCTtgttaatatatagatataattcAACAGTCagatcaataaaaataacattttatataaagttataaaataatgtaataatcaAGTTGCACCcgtaaaatttgatttttcttctacACACAAGCAGTCCTGCTATCTGTGCAGCAGCATTTGATGAGCAATGGTTAATAATTGACCACCACACCATGCCAAAACAACCCAGGCTGACCAATTCTCAAACGCAGAGcaaaataaagtaatatatgtatatgtatatattgaGATTTCTTGAGTCAATTGTACATGTTCTGAAAAACAAAAGTACATAAACAACAGAGAACCTCCTCCTGCTCGTCCAACTGGGACAAAATATGGAAGAAACTAGCACACTAAGCCTTTGTTTGCattaaatcaacaaaataaaaaataataatccccCCTTCCCCCCaccataaaaaaggaaaaagagtaaATTCCCCCAGAATATGTCGAAAATTGGATCTGCAGGAAGCTGAAATCACCCCAGCAGAATGTCAAAAACGAAAGTTCTGCCTAGAAGAAAGTGGTGAGGTTGGACATGACTTTGTAGTATTAGAATCTATAAGGAATGCTTTCAAGTGCTTGCCAAACTCTTTGGCCTTTTCTAGGTTCACTGCATGCCCTGCATTCTTGATGACTGCCATTTGAGCATTTTCCCCTATATGCCTGCTCCAAAGAGACATCCAGACTTATCCAGTTTCAGATTATGTTTGAATGCAACGACACGAACTTCCACTGAATTGAAATCTCACCTTTTTAATCTGTGTCCTAACTCCAGAGGGAATATCTGATCTTGCTCTCCCCATAAAATTAGAGTGGGCTGCTCCAATGTAAACCCACAATAGTGTGAATATTCAAAAGAATGTGAGGCAAATAAGCTAATTGCTTGGTATTTTTCTATGAGAGATAATTACAAATCAATGCATCGGAAAATTAGAAGATGACAATTATTTGGGAAGTAGTGAGGTTTGTTTAATAACTCTTGTTGTAACAGGTGGATAGGCATTTTCAGTGTTGAAAGATATCCCCCTCCTCCTTCCTCTCTTTTATTTGTACAGAGTTGGATGGATTCTAGTACTCAAAaatagatgataaaaaaaaaaaaaacattaacaagCTGCAAAACCCTTGTTGTGTTTGATCAAGGAAAAAAGGTTAAAAACACACCACAGTACACTGTAATACTGTATTATAAAATCTAAAAGTATTAACAACAATGACAACCGAGCCAAATCTCACTAGGTTTGGAAAACTAAAGTCATAATTTAGAGACTATATAAGATTGACTTGGTGGTAAAGAGTGAAGAGATGGAGGAATAGATGGTGGGTTCGAATTCTCTCACTAACAAACTAATGACTaacatttgtcaataaaaaaataagtcataatttagaaataaataaagaatgacTATACCTGTTGGATTTTAGGAAGATCGGAAAGATGCCGACCTTTTAGTATTGCCTCAAGCAATTCTCTCTTCTGTTCAATGTAGTCTGTACACATCACCTGTACAAAGTAATAAACACGAACATGATAAAAATTAGAGGTGTAACGTTCAAAATTAGTGAATCTTGATACCCAGATGAGCCTTGAATAAAAACTGATTGCTTCAAATGACAAAGAGAGAGTACAGTATTAAGGTCATGCCATAAGGACTAGTACAAGACAATCAATCAAACTTCATAGCCAAGGCCAATTTTCAAGCAAATTTCGATATACATAAAACTGATAAAAGAATGTAAGCTACAAATTAAAAGAGATTGTATACAACAACCCAGAGTTGAATGCTAATGCAGGATTCACATTTTTATGGTGTCCATAGATCAACACTTGTGTCAAAATGTCTCCAGCTTTGTAGGCAACGAAgcattaattaacaaaaatcaaatattctAAATCTTTAATCCTCTCTAATCTCTTTTCTAGCATATATCTTTAATCCTTGATGTTGTAAGAAATTGCAAACAAATGCATTTGATGCAGCCACAATACATTATTGCAGTCAGCATCACGGtaacaaagacatcaagaatcggtcacaaacacataaaaaaacttGGCATTGCGGTCATAATCATGATCGGTAGACCGTTTTTAAAACGGTGGATATATCAAATCAAAAGCCTTCATCTCAAATGTCCTAATTAGTGATAATCTATTTTCCATTGAACACAACGCAAACATCtggaaatata contains:
- the LOC100779288 gene encoding metacaspase-3, whose product is MATRRVRCMQCGRPLLVPIEVAYSIPLMCYGCQASRPNYHFANNVTPPFVNYHPAPGYAHRIRRNQFNYPRPLPLTPPPTPLNPPSSYGNKRAVLVGISYCNQINNLKGSVNDAQSMKYFLINKMGFPSDSIRVLTDDPEEKNPMRIPTKYNMRMAMRWLVEGCRSGDSLVFHFSGHGSQEEDTNMDEVDGYDEAICPVDYEHEGKILDDEINATIVRPLPRGAKLHALVDTCFSGTILDLPFMCRMNRKGYYGWEDQRNPRAGYKGTRGGLAVCISACDDDGNAADTSALSGEESSGALTFSFIQAMQNESNLTYGHLLNSMRSTIRGAKEKAFGQNDQDFTMNTRQQYTHEPQLSSSEKFDIYSKSIEM